A window of Lytechinus pictus isolate F3 Inbred chromosome 7, Lp3.0, whole genome shotgun sequence contains these coding sequences:
- the LOC129265996 gene encoding uncharacterized protein LOC129265996, with product MAANPGRNGSCSSHASERSSACSSSNSSGSKNNTLSTRSSHDIYDLDDTKCGWLLKRSRVSKKWKKRWFALRRDELIYGHNSESLDKSIPLDGTDISDSIMDQKLFVFKLQPLNYNRSFFLQAENEADQLEWMSAICFAKAISHQTDKSKSCVLQ from the exons ATGGCTGCCAATCCAGGGAGGAACGGCTCCTGCTCTTCTCACGCCTCAGAGAGATCTTCTGCCTGTTCTTCCTCTAATTCATCAGGCTCCAAGAACAACACTTTAAGCACGAGAAGTAGCCATGATATTTATGACTTGGATGACACAAAATGCGGCTGGTTATTGAAAAGATCCCGGGTGTCGAAAAAATGGAAAAAGCGTTGGTTCGCGTTGAGGAGGGATGAGCTAATTTATGGACACAACTCAGAG TCATTGGACAAAAGCATACCATTGGATGGGACAGACATTTCAGATTCAATCATGGACCAAAAGTTGTTTGTGTTCAAACTCCAGCCACTGAACTACAATCGGTCCTTCTTTCTGCAAGCAGAAAATGAAGCCGACCAGTTGGAGTGGATGTCAGCCATTTGTTTTGCCAAAGCAATCAGTCATCAAACTGACAAGTCAAAGTCATGTGTTCTACAGTGA